The proteins below are encoded in one region of Asticcacaulis excentricus CB 48:
- a CDS encoding alpha/beta hydrolase, which produces MKHLVIFLHGVGSCGADMIGLGRHWAEALPDTIFAAPDGPDPFDIYAQASGRQWFSLKGVTADNRAQRIVEAREAFDKTLRAVMAERGIDDPARVALVGFSQGSIMALDAAVSGRWPMAAVVAFSGRLSSPLPWTLAATPIRLVHGDQDEVIPFAETLEAAERLLAAGFSADAHILKGLGHSINAPGSRLGRDFLVGALS; this is translated from the coding sequence TTGAAACATCTGGTAATCTTTTTGCACGGGGTGGGATCGTGCGGTGCGGACATGATCGGTCTGGGGCGGCACTGGGCCGAGGCCTTGCCGGACACGATATTTGCCGCGCCTGACGGACCCGATCCGTTTGATATCTATGCGCAAGCCAGTGGTCGGCAGTGGTTTTCGCTCAAGGGTGTGACGGCGGACAACAGAGCGCAACGGATTGTCGAGGCGCGTGAGGCCTTTGATAAGACCTTGCGCGCCGTCATGGCCGAACGCGGGATAGACGATCCAGCGCGGGTGGCGTTGGTTGGGTTTTCGCAAGGGTCGATCATGGCGCTCGACGCCGCGGTCAGTGGACGCTGGCCTATGGCGGCGGTGGTCGCCTTTTCCGGCCGCCTGTCTTCGCCGTTACCGTGGACGCTCGCGGCCACACCTATCCGGCTGGTGCACGGCGATCAGGACGAGGTGATCCCCTTTGCCGAAACCCTCGAGGCGGCAGAGCGTCTTCTCGCAGCGGGCTTCAGCGCCGACGCCCATATTCTCAAGGGGTTGGGCCACAGTATCAATGCCCCCGGCTCGCGTTTAGGGCGCGATTTTCTAGTGGGGGCTCTGAGTTAG
- a CDS encoding BolA family protein, translating to MGKTRENIETKLTAAFAPLRLEVTDDSDKHKGHSGAREGGESHFSVLIVSEAFRGQTRVARQRAVNAALREELSGPVHALSMQTLTPEEA from the coding sequence ATGGGTAAAACACGCGAGAACATCGAGACCAAACTGACGGCGGCCTTCGCCCCGCTTCGTCTGGAAGTCACTGACGATAGCGACAAGCATAAAGGGCATTCGGGCGCGCGTGAAGGGGGCGAAAGTCACTTTTCCGTCTTGATTGTCTCGGAGGCGTTTCGCGGTCAGACGCGCGTTGCCCGTCAACGCGCCGTCAATGCGGCCCTGCGTGAAGAACTGAGCGGCCCGGTCCACGCCTTATCGATGCAGACCCTGACGCCGGAAGAGGCCTAA
- a CDS encoding J domain-containing protein, which produces MSEGYKYKPKFGLDMRIRPPKEGEVNGKRPEDDVLSLKPGQVRCEWPECHRAATAKAPKSREMMNEYYNFCQAHAGEYNKNWNFFAGMSEGEAKAHREATMTGGRPTWAFRASAASREAAAFSAGRTKGAGMYDPHSVFGAGAAPRKPGEDAPIQRQFGKIERGAYADLDLEVGAEPEKVRAAYTELLKRCHPDNNGGDRSAEDKLQRVIKAYKVLKKMGLA; this is translated from the coding sequence ATGAGCGAAGGGTACAAGTACAAGCCGAAGTTTGGTCTGGACATGCGTATTCGCCCGCCCAAGGAGGGCGAGGTGAATGGCAAGCGTCCCGAAGACGATGTGCTGTCGCTGAAGCCGGGTCAGGTGCGTTGCGAATGGCCGGAATGCCATCGCGCGGCCACGGCCAAGGCCCCGAAGTCGCGTGAAATGATGAACGAATACTATAACTTCTGTCAGGCGCACGCGGGCGAGTACAACAAGAACTGGAACTTCTTTGCCGGAATGTCCGAAGGCGAGGCCAAGGCGCACCGCGAAGCGACGATGACCGGTGGCCGCCCTACCTGGGCCTTCCGCGCCTCGGCCGCGTCGCGCGAAGCGGCGGCCTTTAGCGCCGGACGCACCAAGGGGGCGGGCATGTACGATCCGCACTCAGTGTTCGGGGCCGGAGCCGCGCCGCGCAAGCCGGGTGAAGACGCGCCGATCCAGCGTCAGTTCGGCAAGATCGAGCGCGGGGCGTATGCCGATCTTGATCTTGAGGTCGGGGCCGAGCCGGAAAAGGTGCGCGCCGCCTATACCGAACTGCTGAAGCGCTGCCACCCGGACAATAATGGCGGCGACCGTTCCGCGGAGGACAAGCTCCAACGCGTGATCAAGGCCTACAAAGTTCTCAAAAAAATGGGCCTTGCTTAA
- a CDS encoding GFA family protein, giving the protein MAEVRTGGCQCGAVRFRVEGELGHGSICHCRMCQKAYGNVFAPLVSVREAMLLWTKAEPKRFQSSNLVQRGFCPDCGTPLTYEAPDGVALSIAAFDDPTDIAPVIQFGTEGRLPWVNGLHNLPERTTLEDVEAAPFLDKLISHQHPDHD; this is encoded by the coding sequence ATGGCCGAGGTCAGAACCGGTGGATGTCAGTGCGGGGCTGTGCGCTTCCGTGTCGAGGGTGAACTGGGCCACGGCTCCATTTGCCATTGCCGCATGTGCCAAAAGGCCTATGGCAATGTCTTTGCTCCGCTGGTCAGCGTGCGTGAGGCGATGCTCCTCTGGACCAAGGCCGAACCCAAACGCTTCCAAAGCTCAAACCTCGTTCAGCGTGGTTTCTGCCCTGACTGCGGGACGCCCCTGACCTACGAAGCGCCGGACGGCGTGGCGCTGTCTATCGCTGCCTTTGATGATCCCACTGACATCGCTCCGGTCATCCAGTTCGGGACCGAAGGCCGCCTGCCGTGGGTCAATGGCCTGCACAACCTGCCGGAGCGCACTACCCTTGAAGACGTCGAGGCCGCGCCGTTTCTTGATAAGCTGATCAGCCATCAGCACCCGGACCATGACTGA
- the cobS gene encoding cobaltochelatase subunit CobS: MPVLTSDTLTDPLLGLVPDKKVSLREVFGVDSDMLVPAFSTRDEHVPEIDPSYRFDPQTTIAICAGFAYDRRVMVQGFHGTGKSTHIEQIAARLNWPLVRVNLDSHVSRIDLIGKDAIVLKDGQQVTEFKEGILPWSLQRPVALVFDEYDAGRPDVMFVIQRVLEAQGRLTLLDQNKVIRPNSFFRLFATTNTIGLGDTTGLYHGTQQINQGQMDRWSIVTTLNYLSHEAEVEIVLAKLPEFDTPERKSLIDAMVRVADLTRSAFANGDISTVMSPRTVITWAQNTLIFGNDPEVAFRLTFLNKCDELERPTLAEFYQRSFGADVKESALKVKVI, encoded by the coding sequence ATGCCCGTCCTCACCTCCGATACCCTTACCGATCCGCTTCTGGGCCTTGTGCCGGACAAAAAGGTATCCCTGCGCGAGGTGTTCGGCGTCGATTCTGATATGCTGGTCCCGGCCTTTTCGACCCGCGATGAGCATGTGCCGGAAATCGACCCGTCCTACCGCTTTGATCCGCAGACGACCATCGCCATCTGCGCCGGCTTTGCCTATGACCGCCGCGTTATGGTGCAGGGTTTTCACGGCACGGGTAAGTCCACCCATATCGAGCAGATCGCCGCGCGGCTGAACTGGCCGCTGGTGCGCGTCAATCTCGACAGCCATGTGTCGCGTATAGACCTGATCGGCAAGGATGCCATCGTGCTCAAAGACGGTCAGCAGGTCACCGAGTTCAAGGAAGGCATCCTGCCGTGGTCGCTGCAACGGCCTGTGGCGCTGGTGTTCGACGAATACGATGCCGGGCGTCCGGACGTGATGTTCGTGATTCAGCGTGTGCTTGAGGCGCAGGGCCGCCTGACGCTGCTGGATCAGAACAAGGTTATCCGCCCCAACAGCTTCTTCCGTCTGTTTGCCACCACCAACACCATCGGTCTGGGCGACACCACCGGGCTTTATCACGGCACGCAGCAGATCAATCAGGGTCAGATGGACCGCTGGTCGATCGTTACCACGCTCAACTATCTCAGCCACGAGGCCGAGGTGGAGATCGTTCTGGCCAAGCTGCCGGAGTTCGACACGCCGGAGCGCAAGAGCCTGATCGACGCCATGGTGCGCGTCGCCGACCTGACGCGTTCGGCGTTTGCAAATGGCGATATTTCCACGGTGATGTCGCCGCGTACCGTCATCACCTGGGCGCAAAATACGCTGATCTTTGGCAATGACCCGGAGGTGGCCTTCCGCCTGACCTTCCTCAACAAGTGCGATGAGCTGGAGCGTCCGACTCTGGCGGAATTCTATCAGCGCAGCTTTGGCGCGGATGTGAAGGAAAGCGCCCTCAAGGTGAAGGTGATCTAG
- the cobT gene encoding cobaltochelatase subunit CobT yields the protein MAKPVTVLSDPFRKALIHSTRALAEDPDLEVVFGPDGPRLDGRKLVLPNPPRDLNARLSATVRGQADRLALKVAHHDAAIHVRARPVDTAGAEAFDVLEEARLEAIGANAMGGVRKNLRAALQSDLDRSGLGRKEEKSELNLADILGLIAREILTGDPVPNEAQRVVNLLRDEIEHKTGQGLNELAELIADQKAFTQKAREVLRALDLTDDSQDAKEEETNDEGEDEPSEGNDPSAEAEEDAEDQDDSQPQQEEEPTGGDDQSQTGDEDFTQMSGDPQSLAEGSADEVVDGEAAEASQMQTPNAGGERKDYDVFTKAYDEVINAEDLCDPEELERLRGFLNQQLANLSNVVARLANRLQRRLMAQQSRSWNFDLEEGVLDASRLTRVIIDPSAPLSFKQEKDTEFRDTVVTLLLDNSGSMRGRPIMVAAICADVLARTLERCGVKVEILGFTTKAWKGGQSREQWVREGKPAAPGRLNDLRHIIYKAADNPWRRANKNLGLMMREGLLKENIDGEALQWAYTRLLGRPESRRILMVISDGAPVDDSTLSVNSGHYLENHLRKVITDIEGAGRVELAAIGIGHDVTRYYRRAMTLIDVEQLGGALIEKLAELFDEKAAARRR from the coding sequence ATGGCCAAGCCCGTTACCGTTCTGTCCGATCCGTTTCGCAAGGCGCTGATCCATTCGACGCGCGCCCTGGCGGAAGACCCAGACCTCGAAGTCGTCTTCGGACCGGACGGACCGCGTCTGGATGGCCGCAAGCTGGTCCTGCCCAATCCGCCGCGCGACCTAAACGCCCGTCTTTCTGCCACCGTGCGCGGGCAGGCAGACCGGCTGGCGCTAAAGGTGGCGCATCACGACGCCGCCATCCACGTCCGTGCCCGGCCTGTCGATACGGCGGGCGCCGAAGCCTTTGACGTGCTGGAAGAAGCGCGGCTTGAGGCCATCGGGGCCAATGCCATGGGCGGGGTGCGCAAAAATCTGCGCGCGGCGCTTCAGTCTGATCTCGACCGAAGCGGTTTGGGGCGCAAGGAAGAAAAGTCCGAACTCAATCTGGCCGACATTCTGGGTCTGATTGCGCGTGAAATACTTACCGGTGATCCTGTGCCGAACGAGGCGCAGCGGGTAGTCAATCTTCTGCGCGACGAGATCGAGCACAAGACAGGGCAGGGTCTGAACGAACTGGCGGAGCTGATCGCTGATCAGAAGGCCTTTACGCAAAAGGCGCGCGAGGTGTTGCGGGCGCTGGACCTCACCGACGATTCGCAAGACGCCAAAGAAGAAGAAACGAACGACGAGGGCGAGGACGAGCCGTCCGAAGGCAATGACCCGTCGGCTGAGGCCGAAGAGGATGCTGAGGATCAGGACGATTCGCAGCCGCAACAGGAAGAAGAACCCACTGGTGGCGACGATCAGTCCCAGACCGGCGACGAGGACTTCACCCAGATGTCGGGCGATCCGCAGTCTCTGGCCGAAGGCTCCGCCGATGAGGTCGTCGATGGCGAGGCCGCCGAGGCCAGCCAGATGCAGACCCCCAATGCGGGCGGTGAGCGCAAGGACTATGACGTTTTCACCAAGGCCTATGATGAGGTCATCAACGCCGAAGACCTGTGCGATCCCGAAGAATTGGAGCGGCTTCGCGGCTTCCTCAATCAGCAACTGGCCAATCTGTCGAATGTCGTCGCCCGCCTAGCCAATCGGCTGCAACGCCGCCTGATGGCCCAGCAGAGCCGGTCCTGGAATTTCGACCTCGAAGAGGGCGTGCTGGATGCCTCGCGCCTGACGCGGGTGATCATCGACCCCAGTGCGCCCTTGTCGTTCAAGCAGGAAAAGGACACCGAGTTCCGCGACACAGTCGTCACGCTTCTGCTCGACAATTCAGGCTCGATGCGCGGGCGGCCGATCATGGTCGCGGCCATCTGCGCCGACGTGTTGGCGCGAACGCTGGAACGCTGTGGCGTGAAGGTCGAGATTCTAGGCTTTACCACTAAGGCGTGGAAAGGCGGGCAATCGCGCGAACAGTGGGTGCGCGAAGGTAAGCCGGCGGCGCCGGGACGCCTTAATGACCTCAGACACATCATCTATAAGGCCGCGGATAATCCGTGGCGTCGGGCCAACAAAAACCTCGGCCTGATGATGCGCGAAGGCCTGTTGAAAGAGAATATCGACGGCGAGGCCCTGCAATGGGCCTATACGCGCCTCTTGGGGCGGCCGGAGTCGCGCCGCATTCTGATGGTCATATCCGACGGCGCGCCGGTCGATGATTCGACCCTCAGCGTCAATTCGGGCCACTATCTCGAAAACCACCTGCGCAAGGTCATCACCGACATCGAAGGGGCCGGGCGCGTGGAACTGGCGGCCATAGGTATTGGCCACGACGTGACGCGCTATTACCGCCGGGCCATGACGCTGATTGATGTCGAGCAACTGGGCGGGGCGCTGATCGAGAAGCTGGCTGAACTGTTCGATGAAAAGGCCGCCGCACGGCGGCGATAA